One genomic segment of Chelonia mydas isolate rCheMyd1 chromosome 1, rCheMyd1.pri.v2, whole genome shotgun sequence includes these proteins:
- the OLIG2 gene encoding oligodendrocyte transcription factor 2, whose product MDSDASLVSSRPSSPEPDDLFLSARNKGSSGGFSGGTVSSSTQSDSPPELSAELRSAMSAAGVVVVDKLGFKSSSSSSSSSSSSSSKKDKKQMTEPELQQLRLKINSRERKRMHDLNIAMDGLREVMPYAHGPSVRKLSKIATLLLARNYILMLTNSLEEMKRLVSEIYGGHHAGFHPSACPGGMAAHAAPLPGHPGHPAAHPVHHPILPPAAVSSASLPGSGLSAVSSIRPPHGLLKSPSAAAASAPLGSSFQHWGGMPCPCSMCQVPAPPHHHVSSMSTASLPRLATDTK is encoded by the coding sequence ATGGACTCCGACGCTAGCCTCGTATCCAGCAGACCTTCCTCCCCGGAGCCCGATGACCTCTTCCTCTCTGCGAGGAATAAAGGCAGCAGCGGGGGCTTCTCGGGGGGCACAGTGTCCAGCTCCACCCAGAGCGACTCCCCTCCGGAGCTGAGCGCCGAGCTGCGCAGCGCCATGAGCGCGgccggggtggtggtggtggacaaGCTGGGTTTCaagtcttcttcctcctcctcgtcctcctcctcctcctcctcctccaagaaGGACAAGAAGCAGATGACGGAGCCCGAGCTGCAGCAGCTGCGGCTGAAGATCAACAGCCGGGAGCGCAAGCGGATGCACGACCTGAACATCGCCATGGACGGGCTGCGGGAGGTGATGCCCTACGCGCACGGGCCCTCGGTGCGGAAGCTCTCCAAGATCGCCACGCTGCTGCTGGCGCGCAACTACATCCTCATGCTCACCAACTCGCTGGAGGAGATGAAGCGCCTGGTCAGCGAGATCTACGGCGGCCATCACGCCGGCTTCCACCCCTCCGCCTGCCCTGGGGGCATGGCCGCCCACGCCGCCCCGCTCCCGGGGCACCCCGGGCACCCCGCCGCCCACCCCGTGCAccaccccatcctgccccccgCTGCCGTCTCCAGCGCCTCCTTGCCCGGCTCCGGCCTCTCCGCGGTCAGCTCCATCCGGCCCCCGCACGGGCTCCTCAAGTCGCCTTCGGCCGCCGCCGCCTCGGCCCCGCTGGGCAGCAGCTTCCAGCACTGGGGAGGAATGCCCTGCCCGTGCAGCATGTGCCAGGTGCCCGCTCCGCCTCACCACCACGTCTCCAGCATGAGCACGGCCAGCCTGCCCAGATTAGCCACCGACACCAAATGA